From Pseudochaenichthys georgianus chromosome 11, fPseGeo1.2, whole genome shotgun sequence, a single genomic window includes:
- the ncdn gene encoding neurochondrin, producing MAESDDVSLVVSSQPPEKEEQGGGEGGGGGEDGEDGGDGGGSERDDEGGLTDAQREVLDRCLQALRQAQNDSHTLAALLLITRLCPASQLDKATLRRIFEAVGLNLPARLLVTAIRGNETSGLPPQELLSLGTALLAALSTDTDMACHPQLLTTIPVLLGLLSNDPLNQQKQEAQDPTQDLETGPDSKVQSAESSNAEGDLSNEAKSGGEGKTTKPKGDNGSVANKVSTSQEALPSSKLDEAIAADCYQILTAVCALPRGPDQLLSRGGVPALCQAVQQNQTFSHEKGLPLLGCLVAGRTKDRVWSKHSAELLTLLVRLSKDFCQAKDQTKMDMCAQLVQFLPPAGVAVESKELKEVVASVWEVLRPMLQAKLTPRQIGPILVLSACLLDLYGWEFVGTPKFCCLLVNRACVEVRMGLEEPPGNELSSELQHTLTGCYRIMEAAIEQACCVGMSQTATPQSSIPSISLQQSRQVLGVLKEAFAALMYHLQQVDQSCYGDPFIFATYRSLCSWLAEETACLKEEVTGLLPFLIAYSRSHLQGESPEHGLSDWMSEMSVREETGAWTGKEALRYLLPALCHLSAEEEPRKVLLTLDTPALLVDFLSQCWTSLKGKGGVSSARDPSMETACSALLNFTVTEPERVRKDPCFRTLEALLSEALPVLVHKPRFLVLAANYCTLGLMIGRLKSAPTGSVEAGQRRFFSSALRFLRGALDSGSSPGPVRVSLGWAESWEEAAELWRLSLQALGGCVRAQPWIGSLVREDGWLKHTLAMLSQCSALPEQHTQGALEEALCAMADQCPVCKVEIGDAMRNDKGALISLRKLKKSVGVK from the exons ATGGCTGAGAGCGACGATGTTTCACTTGTCGTTAGCAGCCAGCCTCCTGAGAAAGAGGAgcagggaggaggagaaggtggaggaggtggagaagatggagaagatggaggagatggaggaggCTCAGAGAGGGATGATGAAGGAGGGTTGACTGATGCCCAGAGAGAGGTGTTGGACAGATGTCTCCAAGCCCTCAGACAGGCTCAAAACGACAGTCACACTTTGGCTGCTCTGCTGCTG ATAACCCGCTTGTGCCCAGCAAGTCAGCTAGACAAAGCCACCTTGAGGCGCATCTTCGAGGCTGTTGGCCTGAACCTTCCTGCCCGTCTTTTGGTGACGGCCATCAGAGGGAATGAGACCTCCGGCCTGCCCCCACAGGAGCTCCTCTCGTTGGGTACGGCTCTGTTGGCTGCTCTGAGCACAGACACAGACATGGCCTGCCACCCCCAGCTCCTCACCACCATCCCGGTCCTGCTGGGCCTTTTATCAAATGATCCTCTAAACCAGCAGAAACAGGAAGCCCAGGATCCAACGCAAGACTTAGAGACGGGTCCAGATTCTAAAGTGCAATCAGCAGAGAGTTCAAATGCTGAAGGTGATCTTTCCAATGAGGCCAAATCGGGAGGAGAGGGGAAGACTACCAAGCCAAAAGGTGACAACGGCAGTGTAGCAAACAAAGTATCAACATCTCAAGAAGCCTTACCTTCCTCCAAGCTGGACGAGGCCATAGCTGCTGACTGCTACCAGATCCTCACAGCTGTGTGTGCTTTACCCAGAGGTCCCGACCAGCTGCTGAGCAGGGGGGGTGTTCCCGCTCTGTGCCAAGCAGTGCAACAAAACCAGACTTTCAGCCATGAGAAGGGGCTTCCCTTGCTGGGATGCCTTGTAGCAGGTAGAACCAAGGACAGAGTGTGGAGTAAGCACTCTGCAGAACTCCTCACTCTGCTGGTTAGGTTGTCTAAAGACTTCTGCCAAGCCAAAGACCAGACCAAGATGGACATGTGCGCCCAGTTGGTTCAGTTTCTCCCCCCAGCAGGAGTGGCAGTAGAGAGCAAGGAGCTGAAAGAAGTTGTGGCCTCTGTATGGGAGGTGTTGAGACCCATGTTGCAGGCTAAACTGACCCCAAGGCAGATCGGGCCAATCCTGGTCCTCAGCGCTTGTCTGCTGGATTTGTACGGGTGGGAGTTTGTCGGGACGCCAAAGTTCTGCTGCCTACTGGTGAACCGAGCCTGTGTGGAGGTCAGGATGGGCTTAGAGGAACCGCCCGGGAACGAACTGAGCTCGGAGCTGCAGCACACTCTCACAG GCTGTTACAGAATCATGGAGGCTGCCATAGAGCAGGCCTGCTGTGTGGGTATGTCCCAGACCGCAACTCCTCAGAGCTCCATCCCCTCCATCAGTCTgcagcagagcaggcaggtcctCGGGGTGCTGAAGGAGGCCTTTGCCGCCCTCATGTACCACCTGCAGCAG GTGGATCAAAGTTGCTATGGAGACCCCTTTATTTTCGCTACATACCGCTCTCTGTGCTCATGGCTGGCTGAGGAGACTGCCTGTCTGAAGGAGGAAGTGACCGGACTGCTACCGTTCCTGATCGCCTACTCCCGGAGCCACCTGCAGGGTGAGAGCCCGGAGCACGGCCTCTCTGATTGGATGTCCGAAATGTCCGTCAGAGAGGAGACAGGGGCGTGGACGGGCAAAGAAGCTCTGAG GTATCTCCTTCCAGCTCTGTGCCACCTGTCGGCAGAGGAAGAGCCCAGGAAGGTGCTGCTCACCCTCGACACCCCTGCACTGCTGGTGGACTTCCTGTCTCAGTGTTGGACCTCCCTCAAGGGGAAAGGTGGGGTGTCCTCGGCCAGGGATCCCAGCATGGAGACAGCCTGCTCAGCCCTCCTCAACTTCACCGTCACAGAGCCGGAGAGAGTCAG GAAGGACCCGTGTTTCAGAACGCTGGAGGCCCTTCTGAGTGAAGCACTTCCTGTTTTGGTTCACAAACCCCGCTTCCTGGTCCTGGCAGCAAATTACTGCACGCTGGGACTGATGATTGGCAGACTCAAATCAGCTCCTAcag GCTCAGTGGAAGCCGGACAGAGGCGGTTCTTCTCCTCCGCCCTCCGGTTCCTCCGCGGCGCCCTAGACTCCGGCTCCAGCCCCGGCCCGGTCAGGGTGAGCCTCGGCTGGGCGGAGAGCTGGGAGGAGGCGGCGGAGCTGTGGAGGCTGAGTCTGCAGGCTCTGGGGGGCTGCGTGCGCGCTCAGCCCTGGATCGGCAGCCTGGTCCGAGAGGATGGCTGGCTCAAACACACACTGGCCATGCTGAGTCAGTGTAGTGCACTGCCTGAGCAGCACACACAGGGGGCGCTGGAGGAGGCTCTGTGCGCCATGGCAGACCAGTGCCCTGTGTGTAAGGTGGAGATTGGAGACGCCATGAGAAATGATAAAGGAGCTTTGATCTCTCTGAGGAAACTGAAAAAGTCAGTGGGAGTAAAGTAA